The Candidatus Poribacteria bacterium nucleotide sequence GCTCCTGGAGAGCGCGTCGCGCCGAGCTCGGTCGACGCCCGCGATGACCCGGTGGATGGGCAGAATCGCCAAGGCGTCTGAATGGGCGGAGACAATCGCCATCAGGACGCTGTTGGCTGGGTGATCGTCGGACCAACCGGCTGAGCGTTGCCGCGCCGCGTCTCGGTACGCCAACGAGGTCTCGTACCGATGGTGTCCGTCCGCGATGGTGATCGTGTCGGCGGCGAGCGCAGCTTCGATGCGCGCGATGTCGTCCGGTTCCGTGATCGACCAGAGACGGTGCTCCTGTCCACCACCGTCCGAGACGACTCCGAGAGGCGTCGCGCGGTCCTTCATCTCACGCAAAGCTCGTTCGAGCGCCCCAGCCGGATCGGACGCGATCCCGAACACCGGCGACACATTCGCCTGGCACGTCGAGATGAGGCGCAGGCGGTCCTCTTTTGCGGCGCTCAGCGTTCTTTCGTGAGGCAGAATGGAGCCCTGCGACCACGGCACGAGCCCTACGGCGGCATGCAGTGCCAGCCGCGAGCGTCGCTCGCTGACATGGACCCCACGGACGCCCGGCGGCAGAAGGAACGTCTGCTCGTGCAGGTAGAATGACGCCGTTGGATCCATCGCCAGCACGCCGGATGTCTGCCAGTCCCTTAGCAGGCGAGCCGACTCGGCGTAACGGTCGCGATCCGGCGCGTCGTATCCCAGCTCGATGCGGACGATGTTGTGGGGGCTCCGCTCGTGCAGCGCGCGACGCGCATCTTCGGATATGATGTCGTAGGGCGGGGCGACGACATGCGCGAGCTCTCCGGCGGCGCGCGTGTACCTCAGTCCTCGGAAAGGGCGAACGATCGGCAAGCCGTCTTACTCCTCGGGATCGACCGCAGGTACGAATGGGCTCCCGCGTAATAGTAGCTTCTGACGCCCGCGACGTCGGCTCGTTCTGCGTGATGGTAACCAGACGTATTGCGGAGTCCGTTTCACGGGCAGTGCACCGATCCCGGTTCAAGACGGAGAGGTGGGGATGCGTACTCTCAGGCGACGGATGGACGCGCGGACGCTGAGTCTGGTCGCTGCGATCATCCTGGCGGGGATGGAGGCTATCGGGTGCGGCGACGACGCGGGCCCGTCGAACCACGCCCCGAACGTCCTCTCGCTGACCGTCGTGCCGGAGAACCCGGCGCCCGGTGACGTCGTGCCTGTCCGGTACAACGTCGAGGACGTGGACGGCGACCCGGTGTCCCTCAGATGGGAGACGACGGGCGGCTCGATCTCGATGCGGGGCGGCGTCGCCTACTGGATCGTCCCGGACACCGAGGGAACCTATCGAATCACGTTGTTCGCCTCCGATGGTTCGGCGTCGGACGCGAAGAGCCTCGACGTCCTCGTGTGGGAGCCGCGACCAGGGAACTACTATCCGCTCGCCGTCGGCAACGAATGGCACTACATCGACGGCTCCGGGAACACGGTCGACTTCCGACTGATCGACACGATCCAGATCGAGCACACGGACGTGACGAGCTACGTTCTGGAGACGACGACGAGCGATCCCGGCGTGCCGGAAGGCATCGCGAACTACTCGTATGTCGGTCGCGCCGCCGACGGAAACGGCGTTGATCAGCACGCGGTGAACGTCGTGTTCGGATCGCCGGAGACGCTCATCTTCGATCCGTGGCTGCCGCTCTACCGGTTCCCCTTGATTCCCGGCAAGAAGTGGAGCACCAAGTTCAAGGGCTACCTCCCCGATGGCTTCTTCATCGGCGAAGGCAAGGCGTCGTACCGCGTCGTGGATGAGTCCTCGCTGACAACGCCCGCCGGCACCTTCGAGCACGTCTTCCAGGTCGAAGAGACGTTCGAGTGGACGCTCATCGGCGAACAACTCGACAAGACGGTGAGCCGCAAGTGGCTCGCGCCCGACGTCGGCATCGTCAAGCTGGAACAGGAACAGACGCGAGCCGGGCAGACGGCGCGCATACTGGCATCGCTGGCTTCGTATCGCTTGGAGGCGACCGACGCGCCGGCATCGCCTCGCAGGGGTGTCGTCGGTCCGGGCCCGTGGCTCCGCTTCTGAAGGTTCCCCACTCCGGTCTTCGCTAGTCTGGGATGGTTCCGCGTATGGGCAGACTCGACGGCAAAGTCGCCATCGTGACCGGCGGCGGAACCGGGATCGGCAGGGCGTCTGCCGAGCTCTTCGCCGTCGAAGGGGCTCGCGTTGTGATCGCGGGTCGTCGGGCGGATGTCGGTGAGCAGGCTGCGTCGGAGATTCGGGCGCTCGGCGGCGCCGCGCGGTACGCCGAGGCGGATGTGACGCGAGCAGACGACGTACGCCTCCTGTTCGCTCGCGCACGAGAGCTGTACGGGTCGCCCGATGTCGTGCTGAACGTAGCGGGCATCAGCGGCAGGCGGTACGGTGACGGTCCCATCCACGAATGCAGCGACGACGGCTGGGACACCGTGATGAACGCCAACACGCGGAGCATGTTCCTCATGTGCCGCGAGGCGGCGCGCTCGATGCTGGAAAACGGCGGCGGAAGCATCATCAACACGTCGTCGGTCCTGGCGTCGTCGCCCGCGCCGGACCTGTTCGGCACGCACGCATATGCCGCGAGCAAGGGCGCGATCCTCTCGCTTAGCCGCTCGATGGCGAGCTACTATGCCCGCCATCGGATCCGGGTGAACGTGCTCGCGCCCGCGCTCATCGCGACGCCGATGAGCGGACGCGCTCAGTCGGACGCGGGTGTTCTGGAGTACATCCGCACGAAGCAGCCGTTGACGGGTGCTCTGGGGACCGCGCTCGATTGCGCGTATGCGGCGCTCTATCTGGCGTCAGACGAGTCCGCGTTCGTCACAGGCATCGTGCTCACCGTCGACGGCGGCTGGTCCGTATCGGACGGTCAGTTGCCCCGTCATCTCACCGAGGAGTCTCAATGAGTCGTCTCATCACGACGTCGGTGGTCGGAAGCCATGCGTTCCCTGGGTGGCTGTTTCTCGGCGACGCCGCCGCGCAGCGAGGCGAACTGGGGTCCGAAGATGTCCGCGAACTGGTTCAAGACGCGATCACCGTCGCCGTCGAGGATCAGCACCGGGCGGGACTCGATGTCATCACGGACGGCGAGATGAGTCGGCTCGACTTCAACCTGGGGTTCTACAGCTTCCTCGACAACATCGAGCCGATTCCGACGGCGCGTCAGCTTGGCGTGCCGGCGCACGACCAACGCGGGAAGTACCGCGTGGTCGGCGAGCTCGCCGCGCACGGTGGGCTGGGCGTCGTCGAGGACTTCCGCTATCTCAAGTCGATTGCCCGGACCGACGTCAAGGCGACGCTGCCGGGACCGTTCACGCTGGCGGGGCGGCTGGAGCCCTGCACGCGCTACCCGGATCGCATGGCGCTCACCGAGGCGCTCATTCCCATCGTCCGGTCCGAGGCGCTGCAGCTCGTCGCGGCTGGGGCGGACTTCCTCCAAATCGACGAGCCGTCGTTCAGCGTGTACCCGGAACGGATCGCCGAATACGTCGATGTGTTCAACCGCACGGTCGATGGCGTTCAGGCGCGTATCGCGACACACCTCTGCTTCGGGAACTACCGGGCCCGCGCGGTTGGGCGGCGGCGCTATCGCGCCCTCTTCCCGGCGGCGATGGACATGCGCGTCGGCCAGTTCGTGCTCGAGTTCGCGTCGCGGGAGTTCGTCGAGCTCGACCTGCTCCGGGAGATCGCGCAGGACCGAGACGTCGCCGTGGGCGTCGTCGATGTGAAGAACCTGTGGATCGAGCCAGCGGAGGAGATCGCGACACGGACGCGATTGCTGTTGGAGCACGTTGCGCCGGAGCGCCTCACGCTGGTTCCAGACTGCGGTCTGTCGCAGACGGCACGATGGGCGGCTCTGCGGAAGCTCCGAGCTATGGTCGATGGTGCGAGCATCGTACGGCGAGAGTTGGCGGGCTAGTCGCGCCCATCGTCCTGAACGCCGAGCTGCTTCATCTTCCGGTGGAGCGCCGTTCGACCGATTCCGAGCTGTCGCGCGGCGTGCGTGCGGTTCCCACCGTTCTGGCGCAGCACGTGCTCGATCAGGAGGCGCTGGAACTCATCGGTAGCGGCTTCCATCGATGGGCGCGACATGGACGCCAGGAAGCTCTCGATGCCGTTCCCAGAGGCGGCCCTGCCGGTCGGGGCATGTTCGCCGTCCGGTATGTCCTGGGTTCGAATGATCGAACCGGAAGCGCGGACACACGCCATCTCGACCGCGTTCTCGAGCTCGCGGACGTTCCCATCCCAACGGCGCGACGTGAGCTCACGCATTGCGTCCGCGTCGAAGCCGGCAATCGATTTGCCGATTCTCCGCGCGTAGAGCCGCAGAAAGTGCTCCGCCAAACGCGGGATGTCCTCGCGTCGCTCCTCGAGCGATGGAACGCGGATGACGGCTCCGGTGAGGCGGTAGTAGAGGTCTCGGCGGAAGCTGCCCAGCTCGACGGCGTCGGCGAGCTGGCGGTTCGTCGCCGCGATGATGCGGACGTCGGCTTTCGCGACGTCGCTGCCGACTCTCTGGATCTCCTTGAGCTCGATGGCGCGGAGCAGCTTCGGCTGAACGTCGAGGGACACTTCCCCGATCTCATCGAGGAAGAGCGTGCCTCCCTCCGCCTCCATGAACCGTCCGGGTCGGGCATCCACTTCCGTCGCCACGCGCCTGCCGATGCCGAAGAGCTCGGCTTCCAGGAGTTGTTCGGGGATCGCGCTGCAGTTCACCGGCACGAACGGACCGTTGGCGCGCGCGCTGTTCGCATGGATCGTTCTCGCGACGAGCTCCTTCCCGGTTCCGCTGTCGCCGACGATCAGCAGGTCGAGCTCGGTTCTGGCGACGCGTCCGATGGTTCGCATCACCTCGATCATGACGGGACTGGCTCCGATGATCGGCGTGAGCGTCTCGGCTCCGTCGACCGGCTCTGGCACGCTCTCCCGCGGCGCGCGCCGTTCGCTCAGGATTTCCCGGAGTGTCGCCACGAGGCGATCGCCGTCGATGGGCTTGATGAGATAGTCGCGTGCGCCGGTGAGACTGGCGCGCAGAGCGGTGTCCGCCGAGCTGTTGCCGGTGATGATCAGGACGTCGGCTGGCGGCGTCTGCGCTCGCCCTGCGTCCAGGACACGCAGACCGCCGTGCTCGTCGCGAACGTTCGCGGAGTCCGGCATCCACAGGTCGGCGATCACGACGTCGAAGGGCGTCGAAGCGTCGCGCAGTTTGGCGAGGGCTGAATCGCGGTCGTAGGCGATTTCGACGTTGACATCCAGATCCGTCTCCATGCGGAGACACTGAACGATGTAGTGGCAGGTGTCGTGGTTGTCGTCGGCTACGAGGATCCGCGACGCTGACATCGCGCTGGACCTTGTGATCTCGTGATGGAACGGGCGATGGCGGCGAGCCTTTCAGGACTGCGTAGCGGCGCGTGCTCGCGGCAACACGACCTCGAACGTCGTGCCCGCCCCGATTCGGCTCTCCACCCGAATATCGCCCCGGTGCGCGGTGACGATGTTCCTGGCGTTCAGCAGACCGAGACCGAGTCCGCGCGCTTTGGTCGTGTGGAACGCGTCAAACACGTGCGCCAAGCGATCAGCCTCGATGCCGACGCCGGTGTCCGTGACGCGGATGGCGACCGTTCCAGCCGTCGGCTCTGCGTAGGCGAGAGTGAGGATACCACCCTCGGGCATCGCCTGCATCGCGTTCCGGATCAAGTTCGTGAACACGACGCGCATCGTCGCGCCGTCGATGTCCGCCAGGGCGCGATCCTGGGGGGCGATGCGTCGAGTCGATACGCCCTGCTCAGCGAGCTCGGGTTCCATGCTGTCGGCGACCTCCGCCGCCACCTCCCACGCGTCGCCTGGCATTGTCTCCGGGGGTCCGCCGCCGAAGTAAGCTAGATCATTGTCCACCATGTCCGACAGGCGCTGGGTTCGTCGGATGATCGTGTCCATCTCGGAGCAGATGGCGTCAGGATTCGATGCCATCCCGAGCGGATCGCCTCGCTCGAAGTTGCGGCGCACGATGTCGGCAGGAGCGCGGATCGACTGGAGGACGTTGCGCACTTCGTGGCGGACCTGCGCCGCCATGACGCCGAATGCAGCTTCCCTCTCGGATGCCACGGCGCGCAGATGTGCCGCCTCGAGTCGCGCGGCGTCCAGCGCGAACGCCCATACGAGCGCCGAGAGCCCGATGACCGCGACCGGTGCGACGATGGGGATCCAGACTCGCCAAATCTCGAACGCCGCGACGGCGACGAGGACGTGACCAGCGACAGCCGCGCCGCCAAGTACGAGAACGCGTCGCGACGTGAGAGCCGAAGCGCGGATGCCGAAGACCGCCGTGGCGCTCAACGCAGCCCACAGGACGATGGCGAAGATCGACGTCAGCGGCGTCAACGGGCGGTTGGATTCGTCAACGAGAAGCGAGTTGGTCGCGACGGCACGAGCTTCCAGAGCGTTGAGTCTGCCGAATGGGGACGGCAGACTGGGAACGGTCGGGGAATCGTCGACGCCGACGAGGACCCAACGATCTTCCACGGTCTTCCTGACGCTCGTGGCGTTCTCGCTGAGGACGTCCACGAACGACAGAGCCGGCAGAGCGGGCATTTCGCTCGAAAGCAGCAGGCGTCCTCGGTCGTCGAGATGTCGAGCGAGCTGTTCGGGTGGGACGCCGCGAGCCCGCGATGCGAGCAGCAGTTCCAGCCCGTAGACGGGCCCGCCGGTCACTCGATCGATCGCCTTCTCCTGCGCGTGGCGATAGACGCCGTCCTCGCGGCTCAGCACGATGGCGCTGAACGACGTCACGGGGTCTCCGGCTGCCATCTCCGTCGGCACGCGCTGCCATTCGCCGACTTGAGGCGGCTTCCTGGACGAAGCAGTATCCGTGAACGCGTACGGGCGAACGATGAAAAGGGGAACCCCGGGGGTGAGAGCGTCGTCCGTCGGGTCTTCGCGCGTGAACTGGATCGCGAACATGACGCCCTTGGCGCCAAGGAACTCCAGACGGGAAACCAACGCCGAGTAGACCTGGTGGGGCCACGGGAAGGGCCCCAGTGCCTCCTCGCTGCGGGCGTCGATGGTCACAATCGCCAGGTCTGGCGCGACGGCGGCGGGACGTCTCGCCTTGAGACGAGCCCGAAGGTCGTAAGCTCGGTACTCCAACGGAGACAAGAGCCCGAGTGCCTCAAGCATCACGCACAGGATCAGGGATGCGAGCAGCCATGTGGCTGCCTGCCTGCCGATGATCGGGCGTTCACGCGAGACCGAAGAGCGGCCGCTCGCGGAGGTGTTCACGGCGCTGGAACGGGGCGCCCCGTCACCTGTTCCTCGGCGTACCACGCCTCCAAGAAGGTCCTGGATGCGGGCGTTGCGCAGAGAGGCAGCAATAGACGGTCTTCATCCCCGATCCGGTAGAGCGCTTGGTTGGCGGTGAGTTGGCTGGCGGAACGGGACACAACTCCCAGGTCGATCACGACGACGGGCCTCTGGCGCGCATCGATGTCTCGCGTGATACGGAGCCCCAAACGCTGGAGCACACTCACCAGCAGATACGCGTCGTCGAACGATTCGCCAACGCCACTGCTGTTCTCAGTCGCCCCCCGAACCGCCTCGAAGGTAGCTCTCGTCTTGGCGAAGACCGACGACGGATACATGGAATCCGACGTCAAGCTGTCGTCCGCCCTCTCCGATGCTTCAAGAGCGAGCCGCTGGCTCAACGCGCTCGGAGACGGCGTGAATCGCAGCCAGCGTCCTGCCTCTGCACGAGACATGGGGCGCTCGTCGTCGTCGGAGTCGCCGCGGACCGGGTCGCCGGCTGGCAGCGCGTCCACCGAACCGGGCTCCGATGCTGCTGCACCGATGCGCCTGCCCTGAGTTCGACCGACTTGTGCGGCCGCTTCGCTGACCAGGTCCTTCGCAGACGACTCCCGGGCTCCTGTCAGCAGCGGGAGCCCACGCCCGTTGGCATCGGCGATCCTCAACAGAGCCATAGGAGGCATTCGGACCAGATCGGCGGATTCCAGGCTGTCGCCCGCGCGTATGAATGTCCAGCGGTTGGAGCCCTCACGCAGCACCTCGTTCCGGCCGAAGCTGAAGAGAACCTTGGGAAGCGTGTCTGCACGCAGCGCTGACGTGACGATGAACGCTGCGAGAAGGGCGATGACGGACCTCATTGGCGTTTCCTCTGCGTCTCGTCTCACGGTGCGCTGTTTAGCAGCGACCGCACCGCTTCGACGAGCCATGGATCATCTAAGCACTCGCGGATCGAACGTTTCAGTTCGCGACTTGAGACACTGACTGCCACCGGAGACACCTCGGGTCGGGCTGAGCCGTATCGATCCCATGCCTCACGGGTCGTTGTGCTTCCCAATACCGGTTCGCGCAACTGAGCGATGCCGTCGCGCCAGGCAGCGGCGAAGCCGTCCATGATCCGCGTGGTCTCCAATGGGATCCACGCATAGCCGTTGACTGCCGCGACGAGCGCATCCGCGTTGCGCTCCTGCGCCTCCTCTAGCGTGATCCCGCCCGGGTCGAAAGCCATCAGCACATGTCCCCGTTGCTGGATCAGCGCCGTCCGAACGCCGACCGACTCCAGCAGCGACGCGACGAGGACAGTCATATCGTCGCAGTCGCCTACAGGTCTGGCGTCAGCCTGTGCCGCAACGAGGGCCCCGAGCACCTCTGCTGGGTATTTGATAGCATCAATCGTGCCACTGCCGCTAGGCAGATTGGGGTCGTTGCCGTATGCCAGGCGCCGTAGCGCGCACGAGACCGAGATGGCTCGCGCGATATTCGTCGGCAGTCGTTCGAGTCCGTTTGGCGGAACCGATGCGAGCACGGACTCAGCGAACCGCCGTACCGTCGGATCGGTCGATGTGACGAACACGCCGAGTTTCGCTATGTCGTCGATCAGCAGCTCGTTCTTCCCGTGGAGCACGGCGTTCGCCCGTGCCAGGGCGCGCCGTCGTCCTGTGTTCTGAACGTCTGCGACTTCGACACGCACTTCCACAGGTCGTGCTGCGCGGACCTCCATCGCTCGTGGGCTGAGGAGAAGCTTCTGCATTGGGACGATGACCCGAGAGCCTGGCTCGATGACGACGCCATCGACGACCTCGGTTCCCAACCGACTGGTGAACTCGTCGATCCACACTCGGGCAGCGATTCGCACCGGCTTGTCGCCGTCGTTCCGAAGCACGAGGCGTCCGAGCCTGTCATCGAGTTGGAGAGCAGCCAATGGCGCATCCGTGTCCAGCCGCTCGCTCGACAGATCGCCAGAGGGCATCGCGTAGTGCTCGGTGAGGGCTGGATACAGTTCCGCGAACTCGATTCGCTCGATCTCAACGGGAGGGACGCGGTACGGAGCGCTGACCGCCAGTCCCGCGTAGGTCGTCGGACCC carries:
- a CDS encoding CHASE2 domain-containing protein, producing the protein MLEALGLLSPLEYRAYDLRARLKARRPAAVAPDLAIVTIDARSEEALGPFPWPHQVYSALVSRLEFLGAKGVMFAIQFTREDPTDDALTPGVPLFIVRPYAFTDTASSRKPPQVGEWQRVPTEMAAGDPVTSFSAIVLSREDGVYRHAQEKAIDRVTGGPVYGLELLLASRARGVPPEQLARHLDDRGRLLLSSEMPALPALSFVDVLSENATSVRKTVEDRWVLVGVDDSPTVPSLPSPFGRLNALEARAVATNSLLVDESNRPLTPLTSIFAIVLWAALSATAVFGIRASALTSRRVLVLGGAAVAGHVLVAVAAFEIWRVWIPIVAPVAVIGLSALVWAFALDAARLEAAHLRAVASEREAAFGVMAAQVRHEVRNVLQSIRAPADIVRRNFERGDPLGMASNPDAICSEMDTIIRRTQRLSDMVDNDLAYFGGGPPETMPGDAWEVAAEVADSMEPELAEQGVSTRRIAPQDRALADIDGATMRVVFTNLIRNAMQAMPEGGILTLAYAEPTAGTVAIRVTDTGVGIEADRLAHVFDAFHTTKARGLGLGLLNARNIVTAHRGDIRVESRIGAGTTFEVVLPRARAATQS
- a CDS encoding DUF1015 domain-containing protein yields the protein MPIVRPFRGLRYTRAAGELAHVVAPPYDIISEDARRALHERSPHNIVRIELGYDAPDRDRYAESARLLRDWQTSGVLAMDPTASFYLHEQTFLLPPGVRGVHVSERRSRLALHAAVGLVPWSQGSILPHERTLSAAKEDRLRLISTCQANVSPVFGIASDPAGALERALREMKDRATPLGVVSDGGGQEHRLWSITEPDDIARIEAALAADTITIADGHHRYETSLAYRDAARQRSAGWSDDHPANSVLMAIVSAHSDALAILPIHRVIAGVDRARRDALSRSLAEAFDVEHVPLRQGTPADLDALLSRLASEPDTQFAVYIGGDTAYALRLRHAGDSSPVGSLGVTRLHTHVLRDLLEIDTDTHTGQSRVSYTTAADEATGAVRAGRADLAVLMQGCTMRHIERVARAGETMPQKSTYFYPKLPTGLVLRRIDDAGS
- a CDS encoding sigma-54-dependent Fis family transcriptional regulator; this encodes MSASRILVADDNHDTCHYIVQCLRMETDLDVNVEIAYDRDSALAKLRDASTPFDVVIADLWMPDSANVRDEHGGLRVLDAGRAQTPPADVLIITGNSSADTALRASLTGARDYLIKPIDGDRLVATLREILSERRAPRESVPEPVDGAETLTPIIGASPVMIEVMRTIGRVARTELDLLIVGDSGTGKELVARTIHANSARANGPFVPVNCSAIPEQLLEAELFGIGRRVATEVDARPGRFMEAEGGTLFLDEIGEVSLDVQPKLLRAIELKEIQRVGSDVAKADVRIIAATNRQLADAVELGSFRRDLYYRLTGAVIRVPSLEERREDIPRLAEHFLRLYARRIGKSIAGFDADAMRELTSRRWDGNVRELENAVEMACVRASGSIIRTQDIPDGEHAPTGRAASGNGIESFLASMSRPSMEAATDEFQRLLIEHVLRQNGGNRTHAARQLGIGRTALHRKMKQLGVQDDGRD
- a CDS encoding SDR family oxidoreductase; protein product: MVPRMGRLDGKVAIVTGGGTGIGRASAELFAVEGARVVIAGRRADVGEQAASEIRALGGAARYAEADVTRADDVRLLFARARELYGSPDVVLNVAGISGRRYGDGPIHECSDDGWDTVMNANTRSMFLMCREAARSMLENGGGSIINTSSVLASSPAPDLFGTHAYAASKGAILSLSRSMASYYARHRIRVNVLAPALIATPMSGRAQSDAGVLEYIRTKQPLTGALGTALDCAYAALYLASDESAFVTGIVLTVDGGWSVSDGQLPRHLTEESQ
- a CDS encoding methionine synthase — translated: MSRLITTSVVGSHAFPGWLFLGDAAAQRGELGSEDVRELVQDAITVAVEDQHRAGLDVITDGEMSRLDFNLGFYSFLDNIEPIPTARQLGVPAHDQRGKYRVVGELAAHGGLGVVEDFRYLKSIARTDVKATLPGPFTLAGRLEPCTRYPDRMALTEALIPIVRSEALQLVAAGADFLQIDEPSFSVYPERIAEYVDVFNRTVDGVQARIATHLCFGNYRARAVGRRRYRALFPAAMDMRVGQFVLEFASREFVELDLLREIAQDRDVAVGVVDVKNLWIEPAEEIATRTRLLLEHVAPERLTLVPDCGLSQTARWAALRKLRAMVDGASIVRRELAG